One genomic window of Streptomyces sp. NBC_01276 includes the following:
- a CDS encoding ISL3 family transposase yields MQTDAPFWDSLVFEGIDDVDVEAVTAAFGTVEVLARGRADEAGCPDCGHLSDRVHDRYQRKLKDLPLAEQGFTIRLTVRRFICESTDCPRRTFAEPFSGLAAPYARFTTRLNRALERVGLALAGRAGARLAGHLGFGAGRMTLLRRVMALPDPQFSTPRVLGVDDFAIRRGQTYSTVLTSVEDHRVVDVLPTREAGPLAAWLVRHPGVEIICRDRAGAYAEGARRGAPDALQVADRFHLWQGLGRAVETCVAAHRDCLRRPSPSNILPETARLTSGRPQDDPAPVGRRAERKKAAHALVHELLAQGHSRRAIARHLSWGLNTVLRYANAARWQDTIRENRPRPSRLDPYKPYLERRFAEGCTSVTRLHSELVADNAPVTYQMVRSHVATIRGAPAGAPPRPPTVRQVTGWLTRHPTALSEDDRAGLKDVLARCPELDTAAGHVRDFGEILTDRLGARLPAWIHAVDASQLPGLTGFALHLLRDLDAVTAGLTLPWSSGSIEGAVNRIKKIKRQLYGRAGFHLLRKMILLQ; encoded by the coding sequence ATGCAGACCGATGCACCGTTCTGGGACTCGCTGGTGTTCGAGGGGATCGATGATGTGGATGTCGAGGCGGTTACGGCCGCGTTCGGCACGGTCGAGGTGCTCGCGAGAGGCCGAGCGGACGAGGCTGGATGCCCAGACTGCGGCCACCTCTCGGACAGGGTCCACGACCGCTATCAGCGCAAGCTGAAGGACCTTCCGCTCGCTGAGCAGGGCTTTACGATCCGGCTGACGGTCCGGCGCTTCATCTGCGAGTCGACGGACTGCCCACGCCGGACCTTCGCTGAGCCGTTCTCGGGGCTGGCCGCCCCGTACGCACGGTTCACGACTCGACTCAACCGAGCCCTGGAACGAGTGGGGCTCGCGCTGGCCGGGCGAGCCGGCGCCCGGCTGGCTGGCCACCTGGGCTTCGGCGCGGGACGGATGACATTGTTGCGCAGGGTCATGGCACTGCCTGATCCGCAGTTCAGTACCCCGCGTGTGCTGGGCGTGGACGACTTCGCCATCCGTCGCGGTCAGACCTACTCCACGGTCTTGACCAGCGTCGAAGACCATCGCGTGGTCGATGTACTCCCGACACGTGAAGCCGGGCCGCTGGCCGCGTGGCTGGTTCGTCACCCCGGCGTGGAGATCATCTGCCGGGACCGTGCAGGCGCCTACGCCGAGGGTGCCCGGCGCGGTGCCCCCGACGCTCTGCAGGTCGCTGACCGGTTCCACCTGTGGCAGGGCCTCGGCCGGGCCGTGGAAACCTGCGTCGCCGCCCACCGCGACTGTCTGCGCCGCCCTTCGCCCAGCAACATCTTGCCGGAAACCGCCCGACTGACTTCGGGCCGACCGCAGGACGACCCGGCGCCCGTCGGCCGGCGGGCTGAGCGCAAGAAGGCCGCGCATGCCCTGGTCCACGAGCTCCTTGCCCAAGGCCACTCGCGCCGGGCGATCGCCCGGCACCTGAGCTGGGGTCTCAACACCGTGCTCAGATACGCGAACGCCGCACGCTGGCAGGACACCATCCGCGAGAACCGGCCCAGACCCAGCAGGCTGGACCCCTACAAGCCTTACCTGGAACGGCGCTTCGCAGAGGGATGCACCAGCGTCACCCGCCTCCACAGCGAACTCGTTGCCGACAATGCGCCCGTCACCTACCAGATGGTCCGCAGCCACGTTGCCACCATCCGTGGCGCTCCGGCCGGAGCGCCGCCCCGGCCGCCGACGGTGCGGCAGGTGACCGGCTGGCTCACCCGGCATCCCACCGCGCTGAGCGAGGACGACCGCGCCGGCCTGAAGGATGTCCTGGCACGCTGCCCCGAACTGGACACGGCCGCCGGACATGTCCGCGACTTCGGCGAAATACTCACCGACCGCCTCGGCGCCCGGCTCCCTGCCTGGATCCACGCAGTCGACGCCAGCCAACTGCCCGGCCTCACCGGCTTCGCACTCCACCTGCTCCGAGACCTCGATGCCGTGACGGCCGGACTCACCCTCCCGTGGAGCTCCGGCAGCATCGAGGGCGCCGTCAACCGCATCAAGAAGATCAAAAGGCAGCTCTACGGACGAGCTGGCTTCCACCTGCTGCGGAAGATGATCCTGCTGCAGTAG